From Pseudomonas fluorescens, one genomic window encodes:
- a CDS encoding sensor domain-containing protein yields MSNATPPSFPRVQNTVSGSPLRGSLKGALAMLVLLLLGLLFWQLLDQLRETQKNQRQYTIDYTADLAAQVSLNMALNAQIALNLLPIVEQPQSADQQQLLLRKLQQSLPDVLSVALLSPSGKVLGDSAADSSDAAYLSELVQRSRAQAHYFSNANDGSVVHLLLHQASGNTRGYWALRLRPTFFSSLTKQGDMAIRPLWLVENHITQQIISRDDLLPAAQPSRLTAEDQTNTVLTVPLSSSDWQLRGLFDRQRVIEQLLPAFVGKCLLGLALSLVPFIALLNMRRRQRQLLEGRRRYQDIFDGTGVALCVMDLSGLRSAFERARLQNLEQLRACLDNSAQRQQLLQELRITEVNQVALHLLGVQSSEHAWKLLIEGTPLDDNSIGNLLLEAVFTQQSTLETEIKLKDRDGREQHLWLVVRLPHEQHDFRAVILSINDITSRKLVELSLLEREGFWSDVVRTVPDHLYVQDVISQRMIFSNHHLGQTLGYNKTELHQMGEYFWEILLHPEDAELYHRMRQEQRQTGYRQLMQCQLRFRHRDGKWRCFDIREQALARDPHEQVTRIIGVAKDVTDQIAASESLRDSEQRYRMLAESISDVIISTNSRLSLNYVSPSAQAVLGYDADWIFHNGWQSIVANPQQLTGIYSLMDRVSKALNNPEQLAQLRSQVQTQLFLFDCLRADGRKIPIELRLVLVWDDAGTFEGVLGVGRDISQQRRAEKDLRMAATVFEHSTSAILITDPAGYIVQANEAFSRVSGYEVAQVLDQLPNMLTVDEQQEAHLRYVLKQLHQHNTWEGEVWLKRRSGEHYPAWVGITAVLDDEGDLASYVCFFSDISERKASEQRIHRLAYYDALTHLPNRTLFQDRLHTALQTAQRQKSWVVLMFLDLDRFKPINDSLGHAAGDRMLKDMATRLLGCVDDDDTVARMGGDEFTLLLQPRATREQALNRAINVAEQILASLVRPFVLEAREFFVTASIGIALSPQDGNELSQLMKNADTAMYHAKERGKNNFQFYQADMNASALERLELESDLRHALEQNEFVLYYQPQFSGDGKRLTGTEALLRWRHPRRGLVPPGDFIPVLEELGLVVDVGDWVISEACRQLKTWHQAGVRVPKVSVNISTRQFSDGQLGNRIANILRDIGLPPACLELELTESILMREVSEAMQILAGLKNLGLSIAVDDFGTGYSSLNYLKQFPIDVLKIDRTFVDGLPSGEQDAQIARAIIAMAHSLNLAVIAEGVETHEQLEFLREHDCDEVQGYLFGRPMPAARFEAQFSNDALFVFE; encoded by the coding sequence TTGTCCAATGCCACCCCGCCATCCTTCCCGCGCGTGCAAAACACTGTGAGCGGATCGCCCCTGCGCGGTTCCCTGAAGGGCGCGCTGGCGATGCTGGTATTGCTATTGCTCGGATTGTTGTTCTGGCAGTTGCTGGATCAACTGCGCGAAACCCAGAAAAACCAACGCCAGTACACCATCGATTACACCGCTGATCTGGCGGCGCAGGTCAGCTTGAACATGGCGCTGAATGCGCAGATTGCCCTGAATCTGCTACCAATCGTCGAACAACCTCAATCCGCCGACCAGCAGCAACTCCTGCTGCGCAAGCTTCAGCAGTCTTTGCCGGATGTGCTCAGCGTGGCCCTGCTCAGCCCCTCGGGCAAGGTGCTCGGCGACAGCGCCGCTGACAGCAGCGACGCCGCTTATCTGAGTGAGCTGGTACAGCGCAGTCGCGCCCAGGCGCACTACTTCAGCAACGCCAATGACGGCTCAGTGGTGCACCTGTTGCTACACCAGGCCAGCGGTAACACGCGCGGCTATTGGGCGCTGCGCCTGCGACCGACGTTTTTCTCGTCGTTGACCAAGCAAGGCGACATGGCAATACGCCCGCTGTGGCTTGTGGAAAACCACATCACCCAGCAAATCATCAGTCGCGACGACCTGCTGCCTGCTGCACAGCCAAGCCGGCTGACTGCCGAAGACCAGACCAATACGGTGTTGACGGTCCCCTTGAGCAGTAGTGACTGGCAACTGCGCGGCCTGTTCGACCGGCAACGGGTCATCGAACAGTTGCTGCCAGCCTTTGTTGGCAAATGCCTGCTGGGGCTGGCCCTCTCCCTGGTGCCCTTCATCGCCTTGCTGAATATGCGCCGCCGGCAACGTCAGCTACTCGAGGGTCGCCGACGCTACCAGGATATTTTCGACGGCACCGGCGTGGCGCTGTGCGTGATGGATCTTTCGGGCCTCAGGAGCGCTTTCGAAAGAGCCCGCCTGCAGAATCTCGAGCAATTGCGTGCCTGCCTGGATAACTCCGCGCAACGCCAGCAACTGTTGCAGGAGCTACGCATTACCGAGGTCAATCAGGTCGCTCTGCACCTGCTCGGCGTCCAGTCGAGCGAGCACGCCTGGAAATTGCTGATCGAAGGCACTCCGCTGGATGACAACAGCATCGGCAACCTCCTGCTCGAGGCCGTGTTTACACAACAGAGCACCCTCGAAACCGAGATCAAGCTCAAGGATCGCGACGGCCGTGAACAGCATCTGTGGCTGGTGGTGCGCTTGCCCCATGAGCAGCATGATTTCCGCGCGGTGATCCTGAGCATCAATGACATCACCAGCCGTAAGCTGGTCGAACTGTCGCTGCTGGAACGCGAAGGCTTCTGGTCCGATGTGGTGCGCACGGTGCCTGATCATCTTTATGTACAGGACGTGATCAGCCAGCGGATGATTTTCAGCAACCATCATCTGGGCCAGACCCTCGGCTACAACAAGACCGAACTGCACCAGATGGGTGAGTATTTCTGGGAAATCCTCCTGCATCCCGAGGATGCCGAGCTTTACCATCGCATGCGCCAGGAGCAGCGCCAGACCGGTTATCGGCAACTGATGCAATGTCAGCTGCGTTTTCGCCACCGTGACGGCAAATGGCGTTGCTTCGACATCCGCGAACAGGCATTGGCCCGCGACCCGCACGAGCAGGTCACGCGCATCATCGGCGTGGCCAAGGACGTGACCGACCAGATCGCCGCCAGCGAATCCTTGCGCGACAGCGAGCAGCGCTACCGCATGCTCGCCGAAAGCATCAGTGACGTGATCATCTCCACCAACAGCAGGCTCTCGCTCAACTACGTCAGCCCCTCGGCGCAGGCCGTGCTCGGCTATGACGCTGACTGGATTTTCCATAACGGCTGGCAGTCGATCGTCGCCAATCCGCAACAACTGACCGGCATCTACAGCCTCATGGACCGGGTCAGCAAAGCCCTGAACAATCCGGAGCAACTGGCGCAATTACGCAGCCAGGTGCAGACCCAACTGTTCCTGTTCGATTGTCTGCGCGCCGACGGCCGCAAGATCCCTATCGAGCTGCGGCTGGTGCTGGTGTGGGACGACGCCGGAACCTTTGAAGGCGTACTGGGCGTCGGTCGCGATATCAGCCAACAGCGGCGCGCCGAAAAAGACCTGCGCATGGCCGCCACGGTGTTTGAACACTCAACGTCGGCGATCCTCATCACCGACCCAGCCGGCTATATCGTCCAAGCCAACGAGGCCTTCAGTCGCGTCAGTGGCTACGAGGTTGCCCAGGTCCTCGACCAATTGCCGAACATGCTCACCGTCGACGAACAACAGGAAGCCCACCTGCGCTATGTGCTCAAGCAATTGCACCAGCACAACACCTGGGAGGGCGAAGTCTGGCTCAAGCGGCGCAGTGGCGAACACTATCCGGCCTGGGTCGGTATCACGGCAGTGCTCGACGACGAGGGCGACCTCGCCAGCTATGTGTGCTTCTTCAGTGACATCAGCGAACGCAAGGCCAGCGAGCAACGGATTCACCGGCTCGCCTACTACGATGCCCTGACTCACCTGCCCAATCGCACGCTGTTCCAGGATCGCCTGCACACCGCCTTGCAAACGGCGCAGCGGCAGAAGTCCTGGGTGGTGCTGATGTTCCTCGACCTCGACCGCTTCAAACCGATCAATGACTCGCTGGGGCATGCCGCCGGCGATCGCATGCTCAAGGACATGGCCACTCGCCTGCTTGGATGTGTCGACGACGATGACACGGTAGCCCGCATGGGTGGCGACGAGTTCACCCTGTTGCTGCAACCGCGCGCCACCCGTGAACAAGCCCTGAACCGGGCGATAAACGTGGCTGAGCAAATATTGGCCAGCCTGGTCAGGCCCTTCGTCCTCGAAGCCCGCGAATTCTTCGTTACCGCCAGCATTGGCATTGCCCTGAGCCCGCAGGACGGCAACGAGCTCAGCCAGCTGATGAAGAACGCCGACACGGCGATGTACCACGCCAAGGAGCGCGGCAAGAACAACTTCCAGTTCTACCAGGCCGACATGAACGCCAGCGCCCTAGAACGCCTGGAGCTGGAAAGCGACCTGCGCCATGCTCTCGAGCAGAATGAATTCGTCCTGTACTACCAGCCGCAATTCAGCGGCGACGGCAAACGCCTGACCGGCACCGAGGCCTTGCTGCGCTGGCGCCACCCGCGACGCGGACTGGTGCCGCCAGGGGATTTCATTCCGGTGCTGGAAGAGTTGGGGCTGGTGGTGGATGTCGGCGACTGGGTCATCAGCGAGGCCTGCCGTCAACTCAAGACCTGGCACCAGGCCGGTGTGCGCGTGCCAAAGGTCTCGGTGAACATTTCTACCCGGCAGTTCTCCGATGGTCAGCTCGGCAACCGCATCGCCAATATCCTCAGGGACATCGGCCTGCCGCCGGCCTGCCTGGAACTGGAATTGACCGAAAGCATCCTGATGCGCGAAGTCAGCGAGGCCATGCAGATCCTCGCTGGCCTGAAAAACCTCGGCCTGAGTATCGCGGTCGACGACTTCGGCACCGGCTACTCCTCGCTCAACTACCTCAAGCAGTTCCCGATCGACGTGCTGAAAATCGACCGCACCTTCGTCGATGGCCTGCCGTCCGGCGAGCAAGACGCGCAAATTGCCCGGGCAATCATTGCCATGGCCCACAGCCTGAACCTGGCGGTGATCGCTGAAGGCGTGGAAACCCACGAACAACTGGAGTTTCTGCGCGAGCACGATTGCGATGAAGTGCAGGGGTATCTGTTCGGGCGGCCAATGCCGGCCGCGCGCTTCGAGGCGCAGTTCAGCAATGATGCGCTCTTCGTTTTCGAGTAA
- the yjiA gene encoding GTPase: MSSPILVTILSGFLGAGKTTLLRHLLKAEHGLKIAVIENEFSDAGIDTQLLGDEPVQVMTLSNGCVCCTIHTDLTKALYLLLERLDSGEIAFDRLVIECTGLADPAPVAQTFFIDEELRERYLLDGIITLVDAAHADVHLSQTIAQAQIGFADRLLVSKRDLVDEATFTALSERLARINRRAPIRVVEHGRIDLAELLDVRGFNLNADLGGGVSLRPVSKAPSIDRISSLVLRSDKALDIDKLSEFMNELLEEHGKQLLRYKGVLSIRGEPRRLVFQGVLKLYGFDWDTEWAEDESRESVIVFIADDLPEGKIRDGFARIAAD; this comes from the coding sequence TTGTCCTCTCCCATTCTGGTCACGATCCTCAGTGGCTTCCTCGGTGCCGGCAAGACCACCTTGCTGCGTCACCTGCTCAAAGCCGAGCACGGGCTGAAAATCGCCGTGATCGAAAACGAATTCAGTGACGCCGGTATTGATACCCAGTTGTTGGGCGACGAGCCGGTACAAGTGATGACGCTGTCTAACGGCTGCGTCTGTTGCACCATCCACACCGATCTGACCAAAGCCCTGTACCTGCTGCTGGAGCGGCTGGACAGTGGCGAAATCGCCTTCGACCGCCTGGTGATCGAATGCACCGGCCTGGCCGACCCGGCACCGGTGGCGCAAACCTTTTTCATTGATGAAGAGTTGCGCGAGCGCTATTTGCTCGACGGCATCATCACTCTGGTCGATGCGGCCCACGCCGATGTGCATCTGAGCCAGACCATTGCCCAGGCACAAATCGGGTTTGCCGATCGGCTGTTGGTTAGCAAGCGCGACCTGGTGGATGAGGCGACCTTCACTGCCTTGAGCGAGCGTCTGGCCCGGATCAATCGTCGCGCACCGATTCGTGTGGTCGAGCATGGACGGATTGATCTGGCCGAACTGCTGGATGTTCGTGGCTTCAACCTCAACGCCGACCTGGGCGGCGGGGTGAGTTTGCGTCCGGTGAGCAAGGCGCCGTCCATCGATCGCATCAGCAGCCTGGTGTTGCGCAGCGACAAGGCGCTGGATATCGACAAACTCAGTGAGTTCATGAATGAGCTGCTGGAGGAGCACGGCAAGCAACTGCTGCGTTACAAGGGTGTATTAAGTATCCGCGGTGAGCCACGACGCCTGGTGTTCCAAGGGGTATTGAAGCTGTATGGCTTCGATTGGGATACCGAATGGGCTGAGGACGAATCCCGTGAAAGCGTGATCGTGTTCATTGCCGATGATCTGCCGGAAGGGAAAATTCGTGACGGGTTTGCGCGGATTGCTGCAGATTGA
- a CDS encoding YbdD/YjiX family protein has protein sequence MFNDLSRLGKYLGQAARLMVGMPDYDNYVEHMQTKHPDKPVMSYEAFFRERQEARYGGKGGPKCC, from the coding sequence GTGTTCAATGACCTCAGTCGCCTCGGTAAGTACCTCGGTCAGGCCGCGCGCCTGATGGTCGGCATGCCCGACTACGACAATTATGTCGAGCATATGCAGACCAAGCACCCGGACAAGCCGGTGATGAGCTACGAGGCGTTCTTCCGTGAGCGCCAGGAAGCTCGATACGGCGGTAAGGGTGGGCCCAAGTGCTGTTGA
- the glyA gene encoding serine hydroxymethyltransferase, translating into MFSRDLTIAKYDADLFAAMEQEAQRQEEHIELIASENYTSPAVMEAQGSVLTNKYAEGYPGKRYYGGCEYVDVVEQLAIDRAKELFGADYANVQPHAGSQANSAVYLALLSAGDTILGMSLAHGGHLTHGASVSSSGKLYNAIQYGIDANGLIDYDEVERLAVEHKPKMIVAGFSAYSQILDFPRFREIADKVGAYLFVDMAHVAGLVAAGVYPNPVPFADVVTTTTHKTLRGPRGGLILAKANADIEKKLNSAVFPGAQGGPLEHVIAAKAICFKEALQPEFKAYQQQVVKNAQAMAGVFIERGFDVVSGGTENHLFLLSLIKQEISGKDADAALGKAFITVNKNSVPNDPRSPFVTSGLRFGTPAVTTRGFKEAECKELAGWICDILADLNNEAVIDAVREKVKAICKKLPVYGA; encoded by the coding sequence ATGTTCAGCCGTGATTTGACTATTGCCAAGTACGACGCCGATCTTTTTGCCGCCATGGAGCAAGAAGCTCAGCGCCAGGAAGAACACATCGAGCTGATCGCTTCGGAAAACTACACCAGCCCAGCGGTCATGGAAGCTCAGGGCTCGGTTCTGACCAACAAGTACGCCGAAGGCTATCCGGGCAAGCGCTACTACGGCGGTTGCGAGTACGTCGACGTCGTTGAGCAACTGGCTATCGACCGTGCCAAAGAACTGTTCGGTGCCGATTACGCCAACGTTCAACCGCACGCCGGTTCCCAAGCCAACAGCGCCGTTTACCTGGCCCTGCTGTCGGCTGGCGACACCATCCTGGGCATGAGCCTGGCCCACGGTGGTCACCTGACCCACGGCGCCAGCGTTTCCTCCTCCGGCAAGCTGTACAACGCCATCCAGTACGGCATCGACGCCAACGGCCTGATCGACTACGACGAAGTCGAGCGCCTGGCCGTCGAGCACAAGCCAAAAATGATCGTCGCCGGTTTCTCTGCCTACTCGCAGATCCTCGACTTCCCACGCTTCCGCGAAATCGCCGACAAGGTGGGCGCCTACCTGTTCGTCGACATGGCCCACGTGGCCGGTCTGGTCGCCGCTGGCGTCTACCCGAACCCGGTGCCATTCGCTGACGTCGTGACCACCACCACCCACAAGACCCTGCGCGGTCCACGTGGTGGCCTGATCCTGGCCAAAGCCAACGCCGACATCGAGAAGAAGCTGAACTCCGCAGTATTCCCGGGCGCCCAGGGTGGCCCGCTGGAGCACGTGATCGCCGCCAAGGCAATCTGCTTCAAAGAAGCGCTGCAGCCTGAGTTCAAGGCCTACCAGCAACAAGTGGTGAAAAACGCCCAGGCCATGGCCGGCGTATTCATCGAGCGCGGTTTCGACGTGGTTTCCGGCGGTACTGAAAACCACCTGTTCCTGCTGTCGCTGATCAAGCAAGAAATCTCCGGTAAAGACGCCGACGCCGCTCTGGGCAAAGCGTTCATCACCGTGAACAAGAACTCGGTACCAAACGACCCACGCTCCCCGTTCGTCACCTCCGGCCTGCGCTTCGGCACCCCGGCTGTAACCACTCGTGGCTTCAAGGAAGCAGAGTGCAAGGAACTGGCAGGCTGGATTTGCGACATCCTGGCTGACCTGAACAACGAAGCGGTGATCGATGCCGTACGTGAGAAGGTCAAGGCTATCTGCAAAAAGCTGCCGGTGTACGGCGCTTAA